The following proteins are encoded in a genomic region of Pseudodesulfovibrio mercurii:
- a CDS encoding cytochrome c3 family protein, which translates to MRRILITLTALCSLGLAASAWAGPTAPDTLRLEPPKTMEAVKSPVDFPHGAHLNRAADCTTCHHTWDGKSDIRACGSSGCHDQPGKKGETAFYTAFHGKDTDRSCLGCHKTAKKDGKPAPASCKQCHQ; encoded by the coding sequence ATGCGACGTATTCTGATCACCCTGACGGCCCTGTGCTCCCTCGGACTGGCCGCTTCGGCCTGGGCCGGGCCCACGGCCCCGGACACCCTCCGGCTCGAACCGCCCAAGACCATGGAAGCGGTCAAGTCGCCGGTGGACTTTCCCCACGGCGCTCACCTGAACCGGGCCGCCGACTGCACCACCTGCCACCACACCTGGGACGGCAAGTCCGACATCAGGGCGTGCGGCTCCTCCGGCTGCCACGACCAGCCCGGCAAGAAGGGCGAGACCGCCTTCTACACCGCCTTCCACGGCAAGGACACCGACCGCAGCTGTCTGGGCTGCCACAAGACCGCCAAGAAGGACGGCAAGCCCGCCCCGGCCTCCTGCAAGCAGTGCCACCAATAA
- a CDS encoding amino acid ABC transporter permease: protein MIKRYFEKIWVQNLTLLVLTGLVVYYFAFIFEFKYDFDWAVFAVEGQYGHMGHLMLNGINTTLTITVYSAAIALVMGTVFGLARLSSFKPVYWFSTCYVELFRNTPLLIQLFFWNFALPYAFPEELRLKLFDMNFEFWCATVGCGIFTGAFMAEIIRAGIQSIPKGLLEAAYSSGLTFPQTLRKVILPLAFREIIPPLGSEFLNNMKNTSLAMTIGVTELCWSMTEVYSLTYRTFEAFSVATVVYLGLSLSIAGILYIVNERLKIMPRDRITPLRRVADVLFWPFDFLGRKLEYVFWYFRKSPDQRTVSPLRGALRQLARQCILALKILFVAALAYVLYKIAVALVHFNWAIIGANLKTLLIWRFPNGDETEFCYGLGGLAGSLLMAAISITGSFFIGLVVGMGRTAHNRVFRIPCLLYIELIRGVPLILVILWFYQAILEFVFKVDVQAFWAATIAMTFFFGAYIAETVRGGIENIPPGQVEAAKASGLTYLQTMRKIVLPQALKQMLPALVGMFIAAFKDTSLAYIIGVMELTRAAYAINNRIMVYPFEIYTTVAVLYFVFSYFMSLYAKRLERKLSPETVRIEM from the coding sequence ATGATAAAACGGTATTTCGAGAAAATCTGGGTCCAGAACCTGACCCTCCTGGTCCTGACGGGCCTGGTCGTCTATTATTTCGCCTTCATATTCGAGTTCAAGTACGACTTCGACTGGGCGGTCTTCGCCGTCGAGGGCCAGTACGGCCACATGGGCCACCTGATGCTCAACGGCATCAACACCACCCTGACCATCACCGTCTACTCGGCGGCCATCGCCCTGGTCATGGGCACGGTCTTCGGCCTGGCCCGGCTGTCCTCCTTCAAGCCGGTCTACTGGTTCTCCACCTGCTACGTGGAGCTCTTCCGCAACACCCCGCTGCTCATCCAGCTCTTTTTCTGGAACTTCGCCCTGCCCTACGCCTTTCCCGAGGAACTGCGCCTCAAGCTGTTCGACATGAACTTCGAATTCTGGTGCGCCACCGTGGGCTGCGGCATCTTCACCGGCGCGTTCATGGCCGAGATCATCCGCGCGGGCATCCAGTCCATTCCCAAGGGGCTCCTCGAAGCCGCCTACTCCTCGGGCCTGACCTTTCCCCAGACCCTGCGCAAGGTCATCCTGCCGCTGGCCTTCCGCGAGATCATTCCGCCGCTGGGCAGCGAGTTCCTGAACAACATGAAGAACACCTCCCTGGCCATGACCATCGGCGTGACCGAACTGTGCTGGTCCATGACCGAGGTGTACTCCCTGACCTACCGGACCTTCGAGGCCTTCTCCGTGGCCACCGTGGTCTACCTCGGTCTGTCCCTGTCCATCGCGGGCATCCTCTACATCGTCAACGAGCGCCTCAAGATCATGCCCCGCGACCGCATCACCCCCCTGCGCAGGGTGGCGGACGTCCTCTTCTGGCCCTTCGACTTCCTCGGCCGCAAGCTCGAATACGTCTTCTGGTATTTCCGCAAGAGCCCGGACCAGCGCACGGTCTCGCCCCTGCGCGGCGCCCTGCGCCAACTCGCCAGGCAGTGCATCCTGGCCCTCAAGATCCTCTTCGTCGCCGCCCTGGCCTACGTCCTCTACAAGATCGCCGTGGCCCTGGTGCACTTCAACTGGGCCATCATCGGGGCCAACCTCAAAACCCTGCTCATCTGGCGCTTCCCCAACGGCGACGAGACCGAGTTCTGCTACGGCCTGGGCGGCCTGGCCGGCTCCCTGCTCATGGCCGCCATCTCCATCACCGGCAGCTTCTTCATCGGCCTTGTGGTGGGCATGGGCCGCACCGCGCACAACCGCGTCTTCCGCATCCCCTGCCTGCTCTACATCGAACTCATCCGGGGCGTGCCGCTCATCCTGGTCATCCTGTGGTTCTACCAGGCCATCCTCGAATTCGTCTTCAAGGTGGACGTCCAGGCCTTCTGGGCCGCGACCATCGCCATGACCTTCTTCTTCGGCGCCTACATCGCCGAAACCGTGCGCGGCGGCATCGAGAACATCCCGCCCGGCCAGGTGGAGGCGGCCAAGGCCTCGGGCCTGACCTACCTCCAGACCATGCGCAAGATCGTCCTGCCCCAGGCCCTCAAGCAGATGCTCCCCGCTCTGGTCGGCATGTTCATCGCCGCCTTCAAGGACACCTCCCTGGCCTACATCATCGGCGTCATGGAGCTGACCCGCGCGGCCTACGCCATCAACAACCGGATCATGGTCTACCCCTTCGAGATCTACACAACCGTGGCCGTGCTCTACTTCGTCTTCAGCTACTTCATGAGCCTCTACGCCAAACGCCTCGAACGCAAACTCAGCCCCGAGACCGTGCGCATCGAGATGTAG